The segment CATGCTAGTGTGCCTATGGTCTCAAAGAGCAAGCAGACAGGAGGAACACTATGTATGCGAAGTGGCTATTGGCAGGAATGTTGCTGGTAACGCTGACGGCCTGTCCCGGCGAGGGGCCGGGCAACATTGGGGGCGCGGTTTCGCTGGGCTCGAGCATCACCGGGCAGCGGCTGGACTTTCAGGTGGGCCAACTGCGCCGCACTGGAGCGCCGCGCTTTGTGCCGGGCGAGGTGCTGGTGGAGTTTCGCGGTGGGGTTAGCCTGCAATCGCTGGGTAGCCTGCGGCTGGAAGTCCAGGGCCGCCTGGTGGAACTGCAGCAGGTACGCCCCTTGGGGCTTGCCCACACCGCACTCTACCGCGCCAGCCTGAGCGAAGCCGAGACCCCCGCCTTGCTCGAGGCCCTGCGCCGCCGCCCGGAAGTGGCCTCTGCCGACCTTAACTGGCTCGAGCAGCCTCTGGCCGTCCCCAACGACGAGTTCTACCACTTGCAGTGGCACTACCCCGCCATCAACCTGCCCCAGGCCTGGGACCGTACCACCGGTAGCAACAGCGTGGTGGTAGCGGTGTTGGACACCGGGGTGCTTTACCGTGCGGGCAACCCGTCTGTGTCCCACCCCGACATTGGAGACCGGCTGCTGCCGGGCTACGATATGGTCTCACCGATTGGCGGCCCCAACCCCTACGCCAACGCAGGCGACGGTGATGGGCGCGATTCCGATCCCTACGATGTAGGAGATCAACAAAGCACCAGTTACCACGGTACCCATGTGGCGGGCACCATTGGGGCGGCCACCGACAACACCACTGGGGTAGCTGGTGTGAACTGGCAGGCCCGCCTCCTGCACGTGCGGGTAATTGGCCTGCTGGGGGCCACTATCGCCGATCAGATAGACGCCATTCTGTGGGCTGCGGGCCAGCCGGTAACAGGCGCGCCCATCAACCCCAACCCGGCTAAAGTTATCAACATGAGCCTGGGGGGCAAGGGCCCCTGCACCACCGCCCGGCAAAACGCCATCAACCAGGTCACCGCCAATGGTGTGGTGGTGGTGGTAGCTGCGGGCAACGAAAACGACAACGCCTCGCTCTATAGCCCGGCCAACTGCGCCAATGTTATTACGGTCGGGGCCACCGACTTTGCGGGCGCCCGGGCTCCCTACTCCAACTACGGCCCCCGCATCGATGTGATGGCCCCTGGGGGCGATGTGAGCAAAGATCTCAACAACGATGGCTATGCCGACGGTGTGCTGAGTCTGAGCCGCAACGATAGCAATGGTCAGTTTAACTACGCGTTCGAGAACGGCACCTCGATGGCGGCCCCCCACGTGGCGGGGGTGGTGGCCCTGATGAAGGCCCTTAACCCAAACCTGGGCACCGCAGAGGTTCTGCAAATCCTAAAAACCACCGCCCGGCCCCTGGACGCTACCCAGTGCTACCGCCCCAGCGGCAGCGACTGTGGGGCCGGTCTGATTGACGCCAACGCGGCCCTGGCCGCGGTACAGGGGGGCAGCACCGCGGGCTTCAGCCTCACTACCCCAAACACCAGCCTGAGCGCCCAGCCGGGCGGCAGCCTGAACGTGAACATCACCATCAGCCGCAGCGGGGGCTTTGCCGGGGCGGTGAGCCTGGGCCTTCCGGGCGCGCCTGCCGGGGTGAGCGGTAGCTTCAACCCGCCCAGCACTACCCTGAACAGCAGCACCCTCACCCTGAGCGTTGACGGTACAGTTCCCGACGGAACTTATAGCCTGACCGTGCAGGGCACTTCGGGCGGCACCACCGCCACCTTGCCCCTGAGCCTTAAGGTGGGCGCTGGAACCAGCGCCAGCATCAAAGACACCTTTGTGGTGGCCTGCTTTGTGGTCGCAAGCGGTTGTGATGAAAATAGATCCAAGGCGATTCAACTGACCCAGAGCGGTATCTCGGCCCCCTATACCATCCCCGACCTGACACCAGGTGACTATGCGGTGCTGGGCTGGAAAGACGTCAACAATAACCGCGCGGTAGACCGTGGAGATTATCTGGGCGGGGTGGTGGATCGGAGCGGCGAACTGGTGGTGGTGCGTCCCGGTAACCTTCGGGCCGACTTTCAGCTCGAGGTACTGACCAACGACCTGACGCGCCCGACGCCTGAGCAGCGCAGATGGCTTGAAAGCGCGGGCTCGAGGTAGCCCTAGCGCTTCGGACAGGCCCCTTTCGGGGCCTGTTTTCTTCAGTCATGCTCCAGTCATGCTGCCTGAACTACCGTTGGCTGGAGGAGGAGACCATGCAAACGAAAATGACGCTCTTGGCTCTTGTGGCAGCATTTGTTCTAGGTGCCTGCGGCGGTGGGGGAGGGGGTGGTGGTTTCTCGGGAAGCGTGACCGCGCCCTCGGGCGCTACCGTGCAGGGTACAGAGGTGGTGGCCTGCTTCTATATTGCTTCCACAGACGACTGCGATGAAGCCAAGAGCAAAACCACCACCATCAACACAGCAGGAAGAACAGGCAGCTTTAGCATCGAAGGGCTGGTAGCGGGCGACTATGTAATCCTTGCCGTGAACCAGGCGCAAGGGCTGATCGGCATCTATGTGGATAGCCAGGGCCAACCTGCTCTGGTCAAGCCTCCACGCAGTGGAATAAACATCCAGATGGTGGCGGCGCAGTAGTGCAAAAGTGGCCCCAGGAGTGGGGGCTCGAGCCCAATGGGATATACGGGATGGATAACCAGCTTGCGCCTTCCATAAAGTGCTACTTCCAGCCCGCAACTGACCGGCTCGAGCGAGCCACCTGAAGAATCCGTGAGCAATTCAGACAGGCCCCTTTCGGGGCCTGTTTTCTTCAGTCATGCTCCAGTCATGCTGCTCACGCTACCGTGGGGTGCATGAAAAGAAAGCACCTATGCTCGAGGGCTTTGCTGCTGCTGTTTTTCCTGGCTTGTGCTAGCTTTTCCGAGGCTGCACGGGCCTATTTCGATAGCGTACCGGTGCTTGTCAATACCGTATGCCCAGTGACAGGCAACAGCGTCACTTCGTCGCAAAACACTGTAGGGTACGTTACCGACCCCAACGAGCCGTACCCAAAAACCGGCGACCTGGCCTATATTCGGGCAAGTTCCACCAACGTCAGTCCGTGTACCAACGATGCGGTTGGTTTCGACTTTTTCCTACCTTTGGGAGGGAGCTTCGAAGTAAGCGCCCAGAATCCTGTTTATTGCTACCTGATTAGACTTTCCGACAACTATGTGATTAATTTTTCGGGCAACCCAGCAGGGTTTCAAGGAGCCTGTTCCCAGTCGGCACTACCTGGCAATGCAGGCGGGGTCTCGTTTGGATTTGCCGTCATACCCAGTGGATGGCAACTACAAATACGTGTGCCGGTGCGTTTCAACCAACAGCTGTTGGGACTTGCTGGGCCCAACACCCACCGCCTTAGGGCCGTGGCAGTCACCACCTATGGCAATGCTATTCCGGAGCAGCCGGTGACGGTCTTCTATCAGGCCAGCTTCCAGAACCTGCAAAGCAGTGGGGTTGGCGCAACCACTGCCACGCTGGGGGTCAACCTTTATAGCTACTTTAAGGACGGCCTGCTGTATGTGGACTATGGAACCACCAATTCCCTTGGCAACTCGACCCCCCCAGCTACCGTGCCCAACAACGCCCTCAACTTTCCCAACGTCAGCACCAACCTGACCGGCCTCACCCCCAACACCACCTATTTCTGGCGCTATCGCTTCGTTACCGATGCCGGAACCTTTAATAGTCCAACCCAGACCTTCACCACCTCGAGTGCCCCCACCTTTGCCCTCACGGTCAATAAGAATGGTACAGGTTCGGGAACCGTTACCAGCAGCCCTACGGGAATCAACTGTGGAGCAACCTGTTCGGCCAGCTTCGCCCAGGGAACCACCGTAACACTCACCGCGGCACCCGCGTCGGGTTCGGTTTTTGCAGGGTGGAGTGGCGCCTGTACAGGTACAGGCACCTGCTCGGTCACGATGGACGCTGCCAAGACGGTCACGGCTACCTTTAACACCACACCGGCAGGAAGCCCGACCATTACCGCCGCCAAGCCCGCCAACGCCCCCACCGATGCCACCCGCAACAAGGGCCAGAGCAACGTCTCGATGCTGGCCTTTACCCTCAACCCCTCGCAGGCCACCCAGCTCCAAAACATCACCCTGCAAGCCAGCGGCAGCGGTAACGACAGCCTCGACCTCACCGCGGTCAAGCTAATCCGCGATGCAAACGCCAACGGCCAGATTGACTCAGGCGAAACGCCCATCGCCACCGGCACCTTCAGTACCGACAACGGCACCCTTACGCTCACCCTGTCTACCCCGCTTGCGCTCAGCCCCGGCAACAGCCAGTTCCTGGTGGTAGCCGATATCGCCAGCACGTTGGCGGCCCGTCCGGCGGTGCTGAAAGCCCAAAGCCTTCCGGCCTTGCCCGCACCCCTGCTGCTTACCTTGCTGCCCTTTGTGTTTCTGGGTGCGTGGCGCATGCGCTCCTTGCGGGCGGGCTTCCTGGCCCTGGCCCTGGCCCTGACGCTGGCCGCTTGTGGTGGCGGTGGTCAGACTACCCCGGTCAACAAAACCTACCAGATCAACCTGACCGCACTGAGCGCCCAGGGAAGCCCTACCGTAAGTGGTCTCCCCATTACCGGTGCGACCATCACGGTACAGAAATAGAAGCTCGGGGTGTCGGTGGAGCGCCTCCTCCTGCCGACACCCACCCCGTTTACCCACATTGGGCCGCCCAAAACCACCATGGTGAGGAAGCTATGACCCAAAAGCCCAGCCAGATTTACGTGGTTCGCATCTGGTTCGAGCCCAGCCCCGAGGGCGAGGTCTGGCGGGCCTCGGTGAGCCAGGGAGAAGAGCGTCACTACTTTGCCGATGTAAATAGCCTGACGACCTTTTTGAAGCAGGAGATTGAGGCAGAAGAGGAGGAAGCACCGGAGTAAGGGGGCATTCCGGGCTCCCTCCTCCGGGTCAAGGGAGGTAACGATGAACAAAACCGTGATTGGACTACTGGCAGGGCTGTTTCTGACGGCGTGTGGAGGGGGTGCAAGCGAGGGCACTCCGCCTGGCGGCAACAACCCTCCGGGGGGCGGCAACCCGCCCACCGGTAGCTTTCCTGCCGAACTGAGCGGGATCTGGCAGGACACCCTGGCCAGCGGGGGGGAGTTCACCAACCTCTACACCGGGGTGACCTTCAACATGACCCAGGGCTACTCGGCCCAGTTCAAGGTCAGGCCCAACGGCGAGTTCTACTTTGCCCACTACTCCCAGGGCGTATCGTCTACCTGCGCGCTGGTCAGCTTTTTCGACCAGATGGTGGGGCAGGCCGAGTTTACCGGAAGCCGCCTGGTGTTGCGGCCCCGCGAGCGGCGGCTGGACGTGCAAAACTGTGCCAACTCGGGCTCGTTGAACCTGCCCCTAAGCCCGGTGAGCTTCGATGCCGTGGTCTCGGAGTACGAAACCTTCCTGGACACCACTGCGCAGATGGAACTCTCGGGCGGCCCCTATCCCCTCAAGTTCAAGCTCCTAAACCCTACCCCACCGGCCAACCCGCCTCAGCCCCCACAGCCCCAAGACTTCCAGTTGGGCACCGAGACACCCTATCAAGAAATTATCGGGCTGTGGGGCCACCGTGATACCGAGTTCTACAACCCGCAGACCGGGGTCTACCGGTTTCCCGACTGCTGTGGGGAGAACCGCTTTCTGCGCTTCACGGCTGAAGGTTACGAGCTGGGCATGGCTTTCGTGCGGGTGAACCTCGAGGGGGTCTGCAAAAAAGACCTGATCTACTTCGAAAAGGGCAATGCCCTGTTCAAGGTCACCAACCAGCGCGATCCGGACACCTACCAGGGCGACGTGCGCCTCGAGGCCACCCAGGCCAGGCTGATCGTGCGCATCCGTGAGTGTAGTTCGGAAGGTGGGGTGCAGGAGTACACCCTCAAGCCCCTCACCAGCTACCACCGCTGGAGCTATACCCTGCCGGCGGGCAGGGAGGACTTCATGCTGGGCTGCCATTACCCAGGCCACGCCTGGAGCCCCTACATTTGCTACACCAGCGGGCAGGGGCCCTGGTACAACCTCGAGCGCCGGCAATAGATAAGGGGCTGTTATGCGAAAGGCATTGCTCCTTGGCTGGGTTTTACTGACAGCCTGTTCGGGGGTGCCGGCGGTCAGTCCC is part of the Meiothermus cerbereus DSM 11376 genome and harbors:
- a CDS encoding S8 family peptidase; translated protein: MYAKWLLAGMLLVTLTACPGEGPGNIGGAVSLGSSITGQRLDFQVGQLRRTGAPRFVPGEVLVEFRGGVSLQSLGSLRLEVQGRLVELQQVRPLGLAHTALYRASLSEAETPALLEALRRRPEVASADLNWLEQPLAVPNDEFYHLQWHYPAINLPQAWDRTTGSNSVVVAVLDTGVLYRAGNPSVSHPDIGDRLLPGYDMVSPIGGPNPYANAGDGDGRDSDPYDVGDQQSTSYHGTHVAGTIGAATDNTTGVAGVNWQARLLHVRVIGLLGATIADQIDAILWAAGQPVTGAPINPNPAKVINMSLGGKGPCTTARQNAINQVTANGVVVVVAAGNENDNASLYSPANCANVITVGATDFAGARAPYSNYGPRIDVMAPGGDVSKDLNNDGYADGVLSLSRNDSNGQFNYAFENGTSMAAPHVAGVVALMKALNPNLGTAEVLQILKTTARPLDATQCYRPSGSDCGAGLIDANAALAAVQGGSTAGFSLTTPNTSLSAQPGGSLNVNITISRSGGFAGAVSLGLPGAPAGVSGSFNPPSTTLNSSTLTLSVDGTVPDGTYSLTVQGTSGGTTATLPLSLKVGAGTSASIKDTFVVACFVVASGCDENRSKAIQLTQSGISAPYTIPDLTPGDYAVLGWKDVNNNRAVDRGDYLGGVVDRSGELVVVRPGNLRADFQLEVLTNDLTRPTPEQRRWLESAGSR
- a CDS encoding carboxypeptidase-like regulatory domain-containing protein, whose product is MQTKMTLLALVAAFVLGACGGGGGGGGFSGSVTAPSGATVQGTEVVACFYIASTDDCDEAKSKTTTINTAGRTGSFSIEGLVAGDYVILAVNQAQGLIGIYVDSQGQPALVKPPRSGINIQMVAAQ
- a CDS encoding InlB B-repeat-containing protein, with protein sequence MKRKHLCSRALLLLFFLACASFSEAARAYFDSVPVLVNTVCPVTGNSVTSSQNTVGYVTDPNEPYPKTGDLAYIRASSTNVSPCTNDAVGFDFFLPLGGSFEVSAQNPVYCYLIRLSDNYVINFSGNPAGFQGACSQSALPGNAGGVSFGFAVIPSGWQLQIRVPVRFNQQLLGLAGPNTHRLRAVAVTTYGNAIPEQPVTVFYQASFQNLQSSGVGATTATLGVNLYSYFKDGLLYVDYGTTNSLGNSTPPATVPNNALNFPNVSTNLTGLTPNTTYFWRYRFVTDAGTFNSPTQTFTTSSAPTFALTVNKNGTGSGTVTSSPTGINCGATCSASFAQGTTVTLTAAPASGSVFAGWSGACTGTGTCSVTMDAAKTVTATFNTTPAGSPTITAAKPANAPTDATRNKGQSNVSMLAFTLNPSQATQLQNITLQASGSGNDSLDLTAVKLIRDANANGQIDSGETPIATGTFSTDNGTLTLTLSTPLALSPGNSQFLVVADIASTLAARPAVLKAQSLPALPAPLLLTLLPFVFLGAWRMRSLRAGFLALALALTLAACGGGGQTTPVNKTYQINLTALSAQGSPTVSGLPITGATITVQK